From Candidatus Thermoplasmatota archaeon, a single genomic window includes:
- a CDS encoding cation:proton antiporter: MIFTLDTVLEISLAVALALIVARFLGYIFDKLKQPAVIGEIIAGIILGGFGLGLISKQGFSIFNWSFSFPNLDYTGEYFSLFAGLGILFFMFISGLEVNISKFKGMEKASFFIAVGGVVLPLILGFIAGMYFGFSWQASTVIGLILVATSVGVTVRTLMDLRLLSTYPGIAILGAAVIDDVIGIILLTFLLGTDSMIAITFKMLLYFLIFAYLGVKFIGRVLNLGEKIQLPKAFLGISISIMLIYSFFAYQSGITGIIGAFLAGTLIGNTVYSNRVIDDVKTIGYGIFIPLFFVWVGASIDLTAFLTIGPFALVVIAVGVLGKIVGCSVGAKLAGMKISESIEVGVGMVPRMEMALITVSIAIIQGVIVGEVADKILATTILLTIVTTLIAPILIKTTISLENIFKRFWRTKFW, from the coding sequence TTGATTTTCACGCTTGATACAGTATTGGAGATATCACTCGCAGTTGCTTTGGCTCTAATTGTTGCTCGATTCTTGGGCTATATTTTTGATAAACTAAAACAGCCTGCTGTGATAGGGGAGATTATCGCAGGTATAATATTAGGAGGTTTTGGTTTAGGCTTGATTTCTAAGCAGGGTTTCTCAATTTTTAACTGGAGTTTTAGTTTTCCAAATTTAGACTATACCGGGGAATATTTTAGTTTGTTCGCTGGCTTGGGTATATTATTTTTTATGTTTATATCTGGTCTTGAGGTAAACATATCTAAGTTTAAGGGTATGGAAAAAGCCTCGTTCTTTATTGCAGTTGGTGGCGTTGTTTTACCACTGATACTAGGCTTCATTGCTGGCATGTATTTTGGTTTTTCATGGCAGGCTAGTACGGTTATAGGGCTAATATTGGTTGCTACCTCTGTTGGTGTTACTGTTAGGACATTAATGGATTTGAGGCTGCTTAGCACATATCCTGGTATAGCAATACTTGGAGCCGCTGTAATCGACGATGTCATTGGTATAATTCTGTTAACATTTTTATTAGGCACAGATTCAATGATAGCTATAACATTTAAGATGCTTTTATATTTCCTAATTTTTGCTTACTTGGGAGTAAAATTTATAGGTAGAGTATTGAACCTAGGGGAAAAAATTCAGCTCCCAAAAGCATTTCTAGGCATTTCAATATCTATTATGTTAATATACTCTTTTTTTGCATACCAATCAGGTATCACAGGCATAATTGGAGCGTTCCTTGCAGGTACGCTAATAGGTAACACGGTGTATTCAAATAGGGTAATCGATGATGTGAAAACAATAGGTTACGGTATTTTTATTCCATTGTTCTTTGTATGGGTTGGTGCTAGCATAGATTTAACAGCATTTTTAACTATTGGCCCGTTTGCTCTTGTAGTTATTGCTGTTGGTGTATTAGGTAAAATAGTTGGTTGCAGTGTAGGAGCAAAACTTGCTGGTATGAAAATATCAGAATCCATAGAGGTTGGTGTAGGCATGGTACCGCGTATGGAGATGGCTCTTATAACAGTTAGTATAGCAATTATACAGGGTGTGATAGTTGGGGAGGTTGCTGATAAGATACTAGCTACAACCATTTTATTAACCATTGTAACAACACTGATTGCACCAATTCTGATAAAAACGACGATAAGCCTTGAAAACATTTTTAAAAGATTCTGGCGGACAAAATTCTGGTAA
- a CDS encoding CBS domain-containing protein — MTKENRLIADFYELSVKQLMDKRVWDLPLIEENEDIYHVLSILCGRHHIWVVKSKSSNELVGVITEHDVLSILAPKRLPAYVFGMPDVRSIQHGTAKTAGDIMFHNVVSCKPDDKVADALHKMVVYKTRRLPVVEGKRIVGELTLNQLIRKYYAATQYHPINR, encoded by the coding sequence ATGACAAAAGAAAACAGGTTAATAGCTGATTTTTATGAGCTTAGTGTTAAACAGTTGATGGATAAACGTGTTTGGGATCTCCCGTTGATAGAGGAAAATGAGGATATTTATCATGTTTTGTCTATCCTTTGTGGGAGACATCATATATGGGTTGTTAAAAGTAAAAGCAGCAATGAGCTTGTTGGAGTTATAACTGAGCATGATGTTTTATCTATATTGGCTCCTAAGCGTCTGCCAGCCTATGTTTTTGGTATGCCTGATGTTAGATCTATTCAGCATGGTACAGCAAAAACAGCTGGGGATATCATGTTTCATAATGTTGTTTCCTGTAAACCTGATGATAAGGTTGCAGATGCGCTTCATAAGATGGTTGTATATAAGACGCGTAGGTTACCTGTTGTTGAGGGAAAGAGAATCGTTGGTGAGCTTACTCTAAATCAGCTTATTAGGAAGTACTATGCTGCAACTCAATATCATCCTATAAATAGATAA